Proteins encoded in a region of the Mycoplasma mobile 163K genome:
- a CDS encoding M17 family metallopeptidase has protein sequence MFKILKSIEKSSFQITGIFKNSEKEYLIAKKYEITEFFNENKAYIYLGNKSKFNKDRAKKAIQAILSYLEKRAAIINFNEMINEEVSLEYLVTKTLDAYIFKFGDLYINKTSKSSKKPDLEVFLEPKNYSQELEKEISKTEILAKAVNYARKYQAMPPNICNSEFLASEIETFTNEHLPNVIVKVLNKTEITNLGMNLLLAVNKGSKYEPRVVVLEYRGNPSSEEKTVIVGKGITFDSGGYSLKPAAAMIGMKYDMSGAIISAAAIHALSQLEAKANFSAVLTITDNRVNGDANLPDAIWKSMNGKTVEVNNTDAEGRLVMADGLTYAIRNLGATKLIDISTLTGAMKYALGNTYTGVWTTKDSDWDKFAKAATIQEENVWRMPLHEDFAEGIRKSEYADLINTDLSGSAGSSSAAMFLKEFTEDKDYIHIDIAGTAESGNKPKGPMVKTLVELALMGK, from the coding sequence ATGTTCAAAATTTTAAAATCAATTGAAAAGTCTTCATTTCAAATTACAGGAATTTTCAAAAATTCAGAAAAAGAATACTTAATAGCTAAAAAGTATGAAATAACAGAATTTTTTAATGAAAATAAAGCTTATATTTATCTAGGGAATAAATCTAAATTCAATAAAGATAGAGCCAAAAAAGCAATTCAAGCAATTCTTTCTTATTTAGAAAAAAGAGCAGCAATTATAAATTTTAACGAAATGATAAATGAAGAGGTTTCTTTAGAATATTTAGTTACTAAAACTTTAGATGCATATATTTTTAAATTTGGAGATTTATATATTAACAAAACTTCTAAATCAAGTAAAAAACCTGATCTAGAAGTGTTTTTAGAACCAAAAAATTATTCACAAGAACTTGAAAAAGAAATTAGCAAAACAGAAATTTTAGCTAAAGCTGTCAATTATGCAAGAAAATACCAAGCTATGCCACCTAATATTTGTAATAGTGAATTTCTAGCTAGTGAAATAGAAACATTTACAAATGAACATTTGCCAAATGTTATTGTTAAAGTTTTGAACAAAACAGAAATTACAAATTTAGGAATGAATCTATTACTTGCTGTTAATAAAGGATCTAAATATGAACCAAGAGTTGTTGTTTTAGAATATAGAGGAAATCCAAGTTCTGAAGAAAAAACTGTTATTGTGGGTAAAGGAATTACTTTTGATTCTGGAGGATATAGTTTAAAACCTGCAGCAGCAATGATCGGAATGAAATATGATATGTCCGGAGCAATTATTTCAGCTGCTGCAATTCATGCTTTAAGTCAACTTGAAGCTAAAGCAAACTTTTCTGCTGTTTTAACAATTACAGACAATAGAGTAAATGGTGATGCTAATTTACCAGATGCTATTTGAAAATCTATGAATGGTAAAACTGTTGAAGTAAATAATACTGATGCAGAAGGTAGATTAGTAATGGCTGATGGATTAACTTATGCAATTAGAAATCTTGGAGCAACAAAATTAATTGATATTTCAACTTTAACAGGAGCCATGAAATATGCTTTAGGAAATACTTACACAGGTGTTTGAACAACTAAAGATTCAGATTGAGATAAATTTGCTAAAGCCGCAACAATTCAAGAAGAAAATGTTTGAAGAATGCCTTTACATGAAGATTTTGCTGAAGGAATCAGAAAATCAGAATATGCTGATTTAATTAATACAGATTTAAGTGGAAGTGCAGGTTCTTCTTCTGCGGCAATGTTTTTGAAAGAATTTACTGAAGATAAAGATTATATTCATATTGATATTGCAGGTACAGCAGAATCTGGTAATAAACCTAAAGGTCCAATGGTAAAAACTTTAGTCGAATTAGCCTTAATGGGAAAATAA
- a CDS encoding PTS transporter subunit EIIC has product MKQSEFKNSAELIIEAVGGKENISIFYHCATRLRFKLTDQSKINVNKIKAIKLAKGYNLEGEENQIIFGAGTVNKVHDELQNLTQKSTNQTSSPKQKHIWWNKNISFWSNLFLNLRWFVRSFAEIFIPLIPIFIAGGLSLALTNLVKAVADVNINQTAKSAVFFFELIGAGILGSLPAFVGYTSMKKYGGTPLIGLAIGIILVAPNLLNAYLVTGTLTSFPVGQIGITPGTQTNGGTIAVFALFPALPEFFQFRLIGYQAEIFPVLAIVALAFFVEKFLKRYTPEALAIIVVPLITIVFTLFLGFWIIGPIFKFISIGLTLAFSGIFQFTNFAWFGLGGAILGFAYPFLVVTGLHQGFLPIEAQLIARDGFTWITSIATISNISQGVVGLTLAIVFFLKKEKKNASLAISGGVSANLGITEPILFGINIPLKFAMVAAACGAAVGGYWVGMTQTMASSIGSASWIGFIQFDITATRLQAFIGNRSAALTNLAPIYNIAIASILSVFSSIGFTLIFLKTKWGKNSYNKFLSIQN; this is encoded by the coding sequence ATGAAACAATCAGAATTCAAAAATTCAGCCGAACTAATTATTGAAGCAGTTGGTGGCAAAGAAAATATTTCAATTTTTTACCACTGTGCAACAAGATTGCGTTTCAAATTAACTGATCAATCAAAGATTAATGTTAATAAAATTAAAGCAATTAAACTTGCAAAAGGTTATAACCTTGAAGGTGAAGAAAATCAAATTATTTTTGGAGCAGGAACTGTTAATAAAGTTCATGATGAACTACAAAATTTAACCCAAAAAAGTACTAATCAAACTAGTTCGCCAAAACAAAAACATATTTGATGAAATAAAAATATTTCTTTTTGAAGCAATTTATTTTTGAATTTAAGGTGATTTGTAAGAAGTTTTGCAGAAATTTTTATTCCTTTGATTCCTATTTTTATTGCAGGAGGACTTTCATTAGCTTTAACTAATTTAGTTAAAGCAGTAGCTGATGTCAATATAAATCAAACAGCAAAAAGTGCGGTTTTTTTCTTTGAATTAATTGGAGCAGGAATCTTAGGTTCACTTCCAGCTTTTGTTGGATATACTTCTATGAAAAAATATGGTGGAACACCTTTAATTGGTTTAGCAATTGGAATTATTCTTGTTGCACCTAATTTATTGAATGCTTATTTGGTGACTGGAACTTTAACTTCATTTCCAGTAGGTCAAATAGGAATAACTCCTGGAACTCAAACTAATGGTGGAACAATTGCTGTTTTTGCTTTATTTCCAGCTTTGCCTGAATTTTTCCAATTTAGATTAATCGGATATCAAGCTGAGATTTTTCCGGTGCTTGCAATTGTTGCTTTAGCTTTTTTTGTAGAAAAATTCTTAAAAAGATATACACCAGAAGCTTTAGCGATTATTGTTGTGCCTTTAATTACAATAGTATTTACACTTTTTCTTGGTTTTTGAATTATTGGGCCAATTTTTAAATTCATCTCAATTGGACTAACTTTAGCTTTTAGTGGGATTTTCCAATTTACAAACTTTGCTTGATTTGGTTTAGGAGGAGCAATTTTAGGATTTGCATATCCATTTTTAGTTGTAACAGGTTTACATCAAGGATTTTTACCAATTGAAGCCCAATTGATCGCCAGAGATGGTTTTACTTGGATTACTTCTATTGCAACTATATCTAATATTTCACAAGGAGTTGTTGGATTAACTTTAGCTATTGTTTTTTTCTTGAAAAAAGAAAAAAAGAATGCTTCATTAGCAATTTCAGGTGGAGTAAGTGCTAATTTAGGAATTACAGAACCAATTCTATTCGGAATTAATATTCCTTTAAAATTTGCAATGGTAGCTGCTGCTTGTGGTGCTGCTGTTGGAGGATATTGAGTTGGAATGACTCAAACAATGGCAAGTTCTATTGGTAGTGCTTCATGAATTGGTTTTATTCAATTTGATATAACAGCAACAAGACTTCAAGCTTTTATTGGTAATAGAAGTGCTGCTTTAACTAATTTAGCACCAATTTACAATATTGCTATTGCTTCAATTTTATCTGTATTTTCTTCAATTGGATTTACACTAATATTCTTAAAAACAAAATGGGGCAAAAATAGTTACAATAAATTTTTGTCTATTCAAAATTAA
- a CDS encoding PfkB family carbohydrate kinase, which produces MKNFKNILVELKNKLNREQFNYLNEKNNFQEKIKENFKAKSKDLHFRNNFSLEPKSGLLNDPNGLVFFNDFYYIFFQNSPHINKHDLKVWSLYKTKDFLNYTYEGQKISPSIEKDADGIYSGGSIVENDELYLFYTGIEKKYFRKINIEKIKNFFSLADFILESNMHKTLKEIYLESLISKIIKFIENLEESNIFLAKRNTSENFDKTFLFKRDRNLYTRHFRDPLALKKDNNFYLLIGAQLKETLKGVISVYKSKKVDKDYRLIGNIKFKNFSIESYMLECPEFLRINNKDIIIFSTQGKSYFNFRKNNESIHNAIYLVGKMNWNTLEFDVEFQDFLDYGFDFYAPQVFKNVDENILIGWNGRPDISFHDENLGWSFNLSIPRKLYLKNNELIQEPIFQLENEVLNVESNKISKKQNGLYEIRFEKEKNFSEISIFNEKHNISIKLDWDNLFINVNRTNMEVNYGENIGTNWVRKMPKKYSKMNLIVDNSLIHFYFDEGKFHFTFYYFIKKSNIKFKNFSNITFRQIKSLKIKDKSKKVLLIGEALIDTYKQNFEISRQVGGAPLNVSLALSKKGVQNSFFGVIGKDEDASLILEYFKRNNLDTSLLKIDPKLKTTVANVSINDEGERNFTFVRGADENLNFEYDALINQYDLVCFSSATAFLGGKLYKSYIKALNLSLDANIDVVFDPNYRDSLYSKNIEDFKQKAKYFITKSNVVKMSLEELEIIYKLKWNSKNDTETLHKEMKKIIENDQQFFLITLGKDGTLFIDKNKIKIIPSIKVKQVDTTGAGDVFLGSFISKYINRNNKDSNSKDFHNEIFEIIKYANVNGALATTIIGVENALKTEEEINELI; this is translated from the coding sequence ATGAAAAATTTTAAAAATATTCTAGTTGAACTAAAAAACAAATTAAATCGTGAACAATTCAATTACTTAAATGAAAAAAATAATTTTCAAGAAAAAATTAAGGAAAATTTTAAAGCTAAATCAAAGGATTTACATTTTAGAAATAACTTCTCTTTAGAACCAAAAAGCGGTCTTTTAAATGATCCAAATGGTTTAGTTTTTTTTAATGATTTTTACTACATTTTTTTTCAAAATTCACCACATATAAATAAGCATGACTTGAAAGTGTGATCACTTTATAAAACAAAAGATTTTTTAAATTACACATATGAAGGACAAAAAATAAGTCCTTCAATTGAAAAAGATGCTGATGGAATTTATAGTGGTGGATCGATAGTTGAAAATGATGAATTGTATTTGTTTTACACAGGAATAGAAAAAAAATATTTTAGAAAAATAAATATAGAAAAAATAAAAAATTTTTTTTCTTTAGCTGATTTTATACTTGAATCAAATATGCATAAGACATTGAAAGAAATTTATCTTGAATCTTTAATCAGTAAAATTATAAAATTTATTGAAAATTTAGAAGAATCAAATATTTTTCTTGCAAAAAGAAATACAAGCGAAAATTTTGACAAAACATTTTTATTTAAAAGAGATAGAAATCTTTACACAAGACACTTTAGAGATCCTTTAGCGCTAAAAAAAGATAATAATTTTTATCTTTTAATAGGTGCGCAATTAAAAGAAACTCTAAAAGGAGTAATTAGTGTCTATAAGTCTAAAAAAGTAGATAAAGATTACCGACTAATTGGAAATATCAAATTCAAAAATTTTAGTATTGAATCATACATGTTAGAGTGTCCGGAATTTTTAAGAATTAATAATAAAGATATTATCATTTTTTCAACTCAAGGAAAAAGTTATTTTAATTTTAGAAAAAATAATGAAAGTATTCATAATGCAATTTATCTTGTTGGTAAAATGAATTGAAACACATTAGAATTCGATGTGGAATTTCAAGATTTTCTTGATTATGGTTTTGATTTTTATGCCCCACAAGTATTTAAAAATGTAGATGAAAATATTCTTATAGGATGAAATGGAAGACCTGATATTTCTTTTCATGATGAAAATCTTGGTTGAAGTTTTAATTTATCTATTCCAAGAAAACTTTATTTAAAAAATAATGAATTAATTCAAGAACCAATTTTCCAACTAGAAAATGAAGTTCTAAATGTTGAATCTAATAAAATTTCAAAAAAACAAAATGGTTTATATGAAATTCGATTCGAAAAAGAAAAAAACTTTAGTGAAATTTCTATTTTTAATGAAAAACATAATATTTCCATTAAATTAGACTGAGATAATTTATTCATAAATGTTAACAGAACAAATATGGAAGTAAATTATGGAGAAAATATTGGAACAAATTGGGTAAGAAAAATGCCTAAAAAATATTCAAAAATGAATCTAATTGTTGATAATTCTTTAATTCATTTTTATTTTGATGAAGGTAAATTTCATTTTACATTTTATTACTTTATTAAAAAATCAAACATTAAATTTAAAAATTTTTCTAACATTACATTTAGGCAAATCAAATCTTTAAAAATCAAGGATAAATCTAAAAAAGTTTTATTAATTGGAGAAGCTTTGATTGATACATATAAACAAAATTTTGAAATATCAAGACAAGTTGGAGGAGCTCCTTTAAATGTTTCACTTGCTTTGAGTAAAAAAGGTGTTCAAAATTCTTTTTTTGGTGTGATTGGAAAAGATGAAGATGCTTCTTTAATTTTAGAATATTTCAAAAGAAATAATTTAGATACTTCCTTATTAAAAATTGATCCAAAACTAAAAACTACAGTTGCGAATGTATCAATAAATGACGAAGGAGAGAGAAACTTTACTTTTGTAAGGGGAGCTGATGAAAATTTAAATTTTGAATATGATGCTTTAATTAATCAATATGATTTAGTGTGCTTTTCTTCTGCAACAGCTTTTTTAGGTGGCAAGTTATATAAAAGTTATATAAAAGCTCTAAATTTAAGTTTAGATGCAAATATTGATGTTGTTTTTGATCCGAATTATCGTGATAGTTTATATTCTAAAAACATTGAAGATTTTAAGCAAAAAGCTAAATATTTTATAACTAAAAGTAATGTTGTCAAAATGTCTTTAGAAGAATTAGAAATTATTTATAAACTAAAATGAAATTCTAAAAATGATACTGAAACACTTCACAAGGAAATGAAAAAAATTATTGAAAATGATCAGCAATTTTTTTTAATAACTCTAGGTAAAGATGGAACTTTATTTATAGATAAAAATAAAATAAAAATTATACCTTCAATAAAAGTTAAACAAGTTGATACTACTGGTGCAGGTGATGTCTTTTTAGGATCTTTTATTTCTAAATATATAAATAGAAATAATAAAGATTCTAATTCAAAAGATTTTCACAATGAAATTTTCGAAATTATTAAATATGCAAATGTAAATGGAGCACTTGCTACTACTATAATAGGAGTAGAAAATGCTCTTAAAACAGAAGAAGAAATAAATGAATTGATTTAA
- the truB gene encoding tRNA pseudouridine(55) synthase TruB, with amino-acid sequence MILLLRKTKNISSFNFINNFKKTKGFKKIGHCGTLDPLATGLLIVATDEDTKLIDYLDQKDKTYVARAKLGFETTTYDSEGEIINQSSNVKFTKEKLIEVLNSFIGLTKQMPPKYSAKKLNGIRAYDLARQNIDFELNEVEINITKIKLLSYNEDENYFDFEVVVSRGTYIRSLIYDIGIKLNSLAYMESLERTKIGNLFLEKNQDDKILNAKEIIQLEIIQLEKNQIENLSKGLLIDLKNEDNFYALFWKDEMIGFGQILNNVLKSKKLIGKKIQKILGDKQSE; translated from the coding sequence ATGATATTACTTTTAAGAAAAACAAAAAACATTAGTAGTTTTAATTTTATTAATAACTTTAAAAAGACAAAAGGTTTTAAAAAAATTGGACATTGTGGTACTTTAGATCCACTAGCAACTGGCCTTTTAATCGTTGCAACAGATGAAGATACAAAATTAATTGATTATTTAGATCAAAAAGATAAGACATATGTAGCAAGAGCAAAACTAGGTTTCGAAACAACTACTTATGATTCTGAAGGTGAAATTATTAATCAAAGTTCAAATGTAAAATTTACAAAAGAAAAATTGATTGAAGTTCTAAATTCTTTTATTGGTTTAACAAAACAAATGCCTCCTAAATATAGTGCAAAAAAACTAAATGGAATAAGAGCTTATGATTTAGCAAGGCAAAATATTGATTTTGAATTAAATGAGGTTGAAATCAATATAACTAAAATAAAGTTATTGTCTTATAATGAAGATGAAAATTACTTTGATTTTGAAGTTGTTGTTTCAAGAGGGACTTACATTAGAAGTCTTATTTATGACATTGGAATTAAATTAAATTCTTTAGCTTATATGGAATCTTTAGAAAGAACAAAAATAGGAAATCTTTTTTTAGAAAAAAATCAAGATGATAAAATTTTAAATGCAAAAGAAATAATTCAACTGGAAATAATTCAATTAGAAAAAAATCAAATAGAAAATCTTTCTAAAGGTCTCTTAATTGATTTAAAAAATGAGGATAATTTTTATGCTCTTTTTTGAAAAGATGAAATGATTGGATTTGGACAAATTTTGAATAATGTATTAAAATCTAAAAAACTTATTGGGAAAAAAATACAAAAAATTTTAGGAGATAAACAAAGTGAATAA
- a CDS encoding YcsE-related riboflavin metabolism phosphatase: MNKKIIAFDIDGTLIPYGEKILSEKLLYAFKTLKQKGFIIILASGRDLIATKNLFDQYDSFDYFVGGNGSFAYDIQNRKIVYENALNFSEIKTLIRKFDLKIENIFISNNESVFVDFEGIEQNRLKTFLSIWKKTDVKNIKDLKDLDELDKGNRANIFILKNLSDEKKEQISQYIKNSHFNFEIKKETATGLYIQNIEQNKYNAILNLAKIENFDVSELITFGDGWNDFEMIKFAKYGVAIENGDPVLLKVAKDFAKPVEDEGVFLKLKELGLI; encoded by the coding sequence GTGAATAAAAAAATCATTGCCTTTGATATTGATGGAACATTAATTCCTTATGGCGAAAAAATTCTTTCAGAAAAATTGTTATATGCTTTTAAAACTTTAAAACAAAAAGGCTTCATTATTATTTTAGCTTCAGGTAGAGATTTAATAGCTACTAAAAATTTATTTGATCAATACGATTCTTTTGATTATTTTGTAGGAGGAAATGGATCTTTTGCTTATGATATCCAAAATAGAAAAATTGTCTATGAAAATGCTTTAAATTTTTCAGAAATTAAAACTCTTATAAGAAAATTTGATTTAAAAATTGAAAATATTTTTATAAGTAATAACGAAAGTGTCTTTGTTGATTTTGAAGGAATTGAACAAAATAGACTAAAAACTTTTTTATCTATTTGAAAAAAAACTGATGTTAAAAATATTAAAGATTTAAAAGATTTAGATGAATTAGATAAAGGGAATAGAGCTAATATTTTTATTTTGAAAAATTTATCAGATGAAAAAAAAGAACAAATTTCTCAGTATATAAAGAATTCACATTTTAATTTTGAAATAAAAAAAGAAACAGCAACAGGTTTATATATCCAAAATATTGAACAAAATAAATATAATGCAATTTTGAACTTAGCAAAAATTGAAAATTTTGATGTCTCTGAACTAATAACTTTTGGAGATGGATGAAATGATTTTGAAATGATTAAATTTGCTAAATATGGAGTTGCAATTGAAAATGGAGATCCAGTACTTTTAAAAGTGGCAAAAGATTTTGCAAAACCAGTCGAAGATGAAGGTGTGTTTTTAAAATTAAAAGAGTTGGGATTAATTTAA
- a CDS encoding FAD synthase produces the protein MKVIQFPEISSEFITSEKNTIVFGGFDSMHIGHLELFKKALAENKNAIVSIVQNIENSPKNTDNKTIFSLRNRLDILNAIEIQNVLLIKLDEKLINLEPWDFIDEITKKYKIEKIVVGEDYKFGKDAKWNAKNLKEYFPNTIIVPLIKIGNYKIGTKLISEMIKTGEVSDLNSLLIKFFSIDIDLVSSLEFQYPKKIIKIHNGIYACLVYINNVIYHATVLIDVENKNIIKFFNYNYEKPQNNIRISFIQEIRIITKKSDSKIFSEDEKTSKIFLLNYAKINSNSDLIW, from the coding sequence ATGAAAGTAATTCAATTTCCTGAAATAAGTAGCGAATTTATTACAAGTGAAAAAAATACAATTGTTTTTGGTGGTTTTGACTCAATGCATATTGGTCATTTAGAGTTATTTAAAAAAGCTCTTGCCGAAAATAAAAATGCAATAGTTTCCATAGTTCAAAATATTGAAAATAGTCCAAAAAACACTGATAATAAAACAATTTTTTCTTTAAGAAATAGATTGGATATTTTAAATGCTATTGAAATTCAAAATGTCTTACTTATTAAATTAGATGAAAAATTAATAAATCTTGAACCTTGAGATTTTATAGATGAAATAACTAAAAAATATAAGATAGAAAAAATAGTTGTTGGCGAAGATTATAAATTTGGAAAAGATGCAAAGTGGAATGCAAAAAATTTGAAGGAATATTTTCCAAACACAATCATTGTGCCTTTAATAAAAATAGGAAATTATAAAATAGGAACTAAATTAATTTCTGAAATGATAAAAACAGGCGAAGTTTCTGATTTAAATTCTCTTTTAATTAAATTTTTTAGCATTGATATTGATTTGGTTTCTTCTTTGGAATTCCAATATCCAAAAAAAATTATAAAAATTCATAATGGAATTTATGCTTGTTTAGTTTACATAAATAATGTGATTTATCATGCAACTGTTTTAATTGATGTAGAAAATAAAAATATAATTAAATTTTTTAATTATAACTATGAAAAACCACAAAATAATATAAGAATTTCTTTCATACAAGAAATAAGAATTATTACAAAAAAGAGTGATTCCAAAATTTTTTCAGAAGATGAAAAAACTTCTAAAATTTTTTTATTAAATTATGCTAAAATTAATTCAAATAGCGATCTAATTTGGTAA
- the rpsO gene encoding 30S ribosomal protein S15, which translates to MVSNTKKLELIKSFGKNEKDSGSIEAQIAILTEDIESLKLHFEKNKKDLHSRRGFIAKINHRKKLLAYLRKNKFTSYASLIEKLNIRK; encoded by the coding sequence ATGGTTTCAAACACAAAAAAATTAGAATTAATTAAATCTTTTGGTAAAAATGAAAAAGATTCAGGTTCAATTGAAGCTCAAATTGCAATTTTGACTGAAGATATTGAAAGCTTAAAATTACATTTCGAAAAAAATAAAAAAGATTTGCACTCAAGAAGGGGATTTATTGCTAAAATAAATCACCGTAAAAAATTACTTGCATATTTAAGAAAAAATAAATTTACTTCATACGCAAGCTTAATTGAAAAACTAAATATTCGTAAATAA
- the glyA gene encoding serine hydroxymethyltransferase — protein MKKINLKDKEIEKIINNEQQRQEEHIELIASENYVSKDVLEATGSILTNKYSEGYPGARYYDGCEFVDQIETLAIERLKKLFNVKFANVQPHSGSSANSAAIAALVKPGGKILGMSLDAGGHLTHGYKISFSGTFYDPYFYGVNDEGLLDYDVIEKLAEKIKPELIICGASNYSRTIDFEKFSKIAKKVGAFLLADIAHIAGLIIADLHPSPVGHADVITSTTHKTIRGARGGIIMSNDETLMKKIDRWVFPGYQGGPLVHVIAGKAVAFGEALTPQFKKYQQQIISNAKAFSEEFKKVGTKIISGQTDNHLFTIDVKSSFNISGKEASELMHSINITANKNSIPNDTLGPKISSGVRMGTPAMTTRGFKEVEFKKLARIIIELLANSTSSNLESLKLKLKNEVLELTKAFPTKDYYL, from the coding sequence ATGAAAAAAATTAATTTAAAAGATAAAGAAATTGAAAAAATTATTAATAATGAGCAACAAAGGCAAGAAGAACACATTGAATTAATAGCAAGTGAAAACTATGTATCAAAAGATGTGCTTGAAGCTACAGGAAGTATTTTAACAAATAAATATAGTGAAGGTTATCCAGGAGCTAGATATTATGATGGATGTGAATTTGTTGATCAAATAGAAACTTTAGCAATTGAAAGATTGAAAAAACTTTTTAATGTTAAATTTGCAAATGTTCAACCACATTCTGGAAGTAGTGCGAATTCTGCTGCAATTGCAGCTTTAGTAAAACCTGGCGGAAAAATTTTGGGAATGTCTTTAGATGCCGGAGGTCATTTAACTCATGGATACAAAATTAGTTTCAGTGGAACATTTTATGATCCATATTTTTACGGAGTAAATGATGAAGGTTTATTAGATTATGATGTAATTGAGAAATTAGCAGAAAAAATAAAACCAGAACTAATTATTTGTGGTGCAAGTAATTATAGCAGAACAATAGACTTTGAAAAATTCAGTAAAATTGCTAAAAAAGTGGGTGCTTTTTTATTAGCTGATATTGCCCATATAGCAGGTTTAATTATTGCTGATCTTCACCCAAGTCCTGTTGGACATGCAGATGTAATTACTTCTACAACACATAAAACAATAAGAGGCGCTAGAGGTGGAATTATTATGTCTAATGACGAAACTTTAATGAAAAAAATTGATCGTTGAGTATTTCCTGGTTACCAAGGTGGCCCTTTAGTCCATGTTATTGCAGGTAAAGCAGTTGCTTTTGGCGAAGCACTTACACCTCAATTTAAAAAATATCAACAACAAATTATTTCAAATGCAAAAGCTTTTAGTGAAGAATTTAAAAAAGTTGGAACAAAAATAATTTCAGGTCAAACTGATAATCACTTATTTACAATTGATGTGAAATCTTCTTTTAATATTAGTGGTAAAGAAGCTTCTGAATTAATGCATAGCATTAATATTACAGCAAATAAAAATTCAATTCCAAATGATACTTTAGGTCCTAAAATTTCTAGCGGTGTTAGAATGGGAACCCCTGCAATGACTACAAGGGGTTTTAAAGAAGTTGAATTTAAAAAACTTGCAAGAATCATAATTGAACTATTAGCAAATTCAACTTCATCTAATCTTGAATCATTAAAACTGAAATTGAAAAATGAAGTTTTAGAACTTACAAAAGCATTTCCAACAAAGGATTATTATTTATAA
- a CDS encoding Hsp33 family molecular chaperone HslO → MEKNIHIYSKNNFRIFTINSKNIINEFLSIHKPNAFNSLVYANIINAFPILNSVFSDEDIKVIYKLKTSGAVNNAIVEVQDGIFRALINNELDVKKEDINLNKIDFEKVIGKGVLTITKTQNNNSYSSQIELQHSTFIESINHFLLQSEQLYSACVWVLNFDEKDFHKVTRAELVLMQKMPQATENDIVFFEKFIKENVLKNSSLEEYISKLGAKKVDSKFVKSGCFCSIEKMKKVLENISYQELNKIFKENKNKIEIVCQFCKIEYEFSKEDFEKNKN, encoded by the coding sequence ATGGAAAAAAATATTCACATATATTCAAAAAACAATTTTAGGATTTTTACTATTAATAGTAAAAATATTATTAATGAATTTTTAAGTATTCATAAACCTAATGCATTTAATTCTTTAGTATATGCAAATATCATTAATGCTTTTCCGATTTTAAATTCTGTTTTTAGTGATGAAGATATAAAAGTTATTTATAAATTAAAAACCAGTGGAGCAGTAAATAATGCAATTGTGGAAGTTCAAGATGGAATTTTTAGAGCTTTAATTAATAATGAATTAGATGTTAAAAAAGAAGATATTAATTTGAATAAAATTGATTTTGAAAAAGTAATTGGTAAAGGTGTTTTAACAATTACTAAAACACAAAACAATAATTCTTATAGTAGTCAAATTGAATTACAACATTCTACTTTTATTGAAAGTATTAATCATTTCTTGTTGCAAAGTGAGCAACTATATTCGGCTTGTGTTTGAGTATTGAATTTTGATGAAAAAGATTTTCATAAAGTTACTAGAGCTGAATTAGTATTGATGCAAAAAATGCCTCAAGCTACTGAAAATGATATTGTGTTTTTTGAAAAATTTATCAAAGAAAATGTTTTAAAAAATTCTTCTTTAGAAGAATATATATCAAAATTAGGTGCAAAAAAAGTTGATTCAAAATTTGTAAAATCTGGATGTTTTTGTTCAATTGAAAAAATGAAAAAAGTTTTAGAAAATATCTCATATCAAGAACTAAATAAAATTTTTAAAGAAAATAAAAATAAAATTGAAATTGTTTGTCAATTTTGCAAAATAGAATATGAATTTTCTAAAGAAGATTTTGAAAAAAATAAAAATTAA